Below is a window of Fimbriimonadaceae bacterium DNA.
TCGAAGGATGTCCACGGTCATTCCAGGGATCGCGGCGATCTCCCCCAATGTCGTCATTCCTGCGTCTTGACGCTGAATAATCGCCTGCGAAATGTCCGGCGTAAAGGCCGGGATGCTGTTCAAAACGGCTTCCGATGCCGTGTTCAAATTGATCTTTCCGCCAAACTCCTGCTCTGTGCTAACCGTAAGGTTGTCGAGTATCGGGCCAACGGTTTGGGTTGTGACGTTGTTTCGCACCAGAAGGTCTTGCATGCTTGTGTAGGGTCGATTTTGGGCGATCTGCAATCCAAGTGGGATGTTGCCAATCGCTTGCCCGATCTGCACGCCTTGGGCCTGATTGGCATTGATGAGCTGCTGCCCCGCCGCAGCCACCGGCGAAGAAAGCTGCCCCGTCATCACCAAGTCGATCAAAAGAGGCTGCTGAGTGACATCGCCCTGCGCGAGGAACTGGTTGGAATTGTTGACCTCGGTGGGTTGATAAAGCGTAGCCGGTGTAAAACCCCGCACCAACAGCAGTTCGTCAACTGTAATGAAGGGGCGCAGCGCCGCGTTGTAGGCATACTCCAGGTTGTTGTAATACTCGTCCTTGGCGCCTTCGGGTCGTGGGGCTGTCTCTGGCGAACGCCAATCCAGCAAGCTCTCAACCTGCTCGTTTGTGAGTGGCAGCCGCTGCAACTGCTCTTGCGCCGCGGTGTTAAGATCAACCCTCGCCGAAGCGTCCACGATCTGAATGCGAATCGAACCCTCGGCAACGACAAACCTGTCCGACCCCGCATTGCCAAGCAAGGCCCATTCGTCTTGCGTTGTCGTCGGGGTGCCCGCTTCGATCAGTTCAAGCTCGGCCATCGCCCGCTGAACTCCCGACTCAGCCATCAGCTCCGCACGAATATGGTCGATTCGGTTTTGGCGGGCCATGTAAGACACGCGCTGAGTCGCCGCAAAAGAAGCCACGATGGCGACCAGCCCAACAAGAACGATGAGCGTCATGATAAACACACCGCCGCTATCCTTCCTGCGCATCATTGCCCACCCCCAATACCACCGCTGGTAGCTGCTGGGTTCTCCGGCGTGACGTCGCTAAACATGAGCCGAACCGTAAAGACGTGATTGCTGCCATCATCCGAATCTAAGGTGTAAGTCACACGCACCGCCGCCGGCAGTCGCTTCTCCGTGGCGATAGTGGTGTCCCATTCGGTGACCCATTGAATCCCGTCAAAGAACTCGAACCCGATGGACGTCACATGCTCATCCATCACCGACTCGTATCCGCCCTGGAAAGCGTCGCCGTCCGAA
It encodes the following:
- a CDS encoding general secretion pathway protein GspK, which gives rise to MMRRKDSGGVFIMTLIVLVGLVAIVASFAATQRVSYMARQNRIDHIRAELMAESGVQRAMAELELIEAGTPTTTQDEWALLGNAGSDRFVVAEGSIRIQIVDASARVDLNTAAQEQLQRLPLTNEQVESLLDWRSPETAPRPEGAKDEYYNNLEYAYNAALRPFITVDELLLVRGFTPATLYQPTEVNNSNQFLAQGDVTQQPLLIDLVMTGQLSSPVAAAGQQLINANQAQGVQIGQAIGNIPLGLQIAQNRPYTSMQDLLVRNNVTTQTVGPILDNLTVSTEQEFGGKINLNTASEAVLNSIPAFTPDISQAIIQRQDAGMTTLGEIAAIPGMTVDILRQSVDLFTINSRTFLIRVIGTYGSSQSIKEVFVHLTDTGPRILRTDQPRGDNLLTRWGWQPEAANDIVLAEAQ